Proteins from a single region of Desulfovibrio sp. Huiquan2017:
- the rpoZ gene encoding DNA-directed RNA polymerase subunit omega codes for MARITVEDCLAKVSNRFLITQMAIKRVKQYREGYEPLVDSKNKEIVNALREIAAAKVIPDTSSDLHLHASETEDAQ; via the coding sequence ATGGCAAGGATTACCGTTGAAGATTGTCTGGCCAAAGTGAGCAATCGTTTTCTCATCACCCAGATGGCTATCAAGCGGGTCAAGCAGTACCGTGAAGGCTACGAGCCGCTGGTTGATTCCAAGAATAAGGAAATAGTCAATGCCCTGCGTGAGATCGCGGCGGCCAAAGTCATTCCCGACACTTCCTCGGACCTTCACCTGCATGCTTCCGAAACCGAGGACGCTCAGTAG